The stretch of DNA ATTGTTTATATTGTATACGGTCTCATCAAAAGATGTATAAGCATTAATGTCTTTTCCAAAAACTAGTCCATGTTTTTGCATTGTATTTAAAATACCTTTTCCTTCAAAGTTTTTGGTTCCATTAAACGCCATGTGTTCTAAAAAATGAGCCAAACCTTGTTGATCATCGTTTTCTAAAACAGAACCTACATTTTGGATAATATAATAACTCGCTACATCTTTAGTAATATCTGTACTTTTTAGGTAATAAGTTAAACCATTTGGGAGCACTCCCTTTTTTATACTTTGGTCTATAGGTAGTAGACTGTTTGAATCTACGCTTTTTACCACCTCTTGTGCAAGCAAATTAGTTATGGTGCTTACTATAAATAGTAAAAAAGCAATTGTTTTAACTTGTTGTTTAATCATTAGTATTTGTTTTTGTTTGTATGTAGGTTAAGACGCCAGTATTTTATTTTACCCTATTAATAAAATGTTAAAATTATCTTTTTGTTTGACAAAGTATTCTTTAAATAACAACAAATAAAACTTAGAACGGGTAGTTCTGGAAATAATTACTTATAAAGAATTACAAATAACAAATACATATTTATGTCGTGCACAACATAAATTCAACATGAGTATTGACTTTTAGAGAACGCTGATATTTTTAATTTGATCGCCTCTTTAATACCAAATAAATACTATTGAATCTGGAAAGTTAAAAACGGTGGTTTATAAGTTGAAATAGACTTTCAACCTTTTGGCTAGTTATCTTGAATCATTTTTTTGTTGAGTATCTAATACCAATTTGGGTATAAATTATAAGAGAATAATGTTTAATAGATACTAATATACTTTATCTAATTAAAGCGTGGGTGAAGAAAAACAGCTATAATGCGCATATAACTAAAATGATCACTTTTTTTCAAAAAAGTAATCACATATTTAAAAAATAGAATACATTATTTCTTATTATAAAATAAAAATAAGTTTAATTAATGCACAGGGCTTTGTGTACATGGACAGTTACTAATACCACGTAAAAAGTCTAATCCTATAGTAACCATATGTGTACCAGAGTTGAAACTGGACAGGTTATTAGTTGTAATTTGATAAGCATAACCTAAATAGAAAATAGACTTCTTAAAACCGACCATTGGTCCAATGTTCAAAGGCTTAAAAAATTGATCATTAAGAAAACGATACGATATTCCAGCCCAATAATAATCTTCATTTCTACTAAACTTTCTAAATTTAAAATTTAAATCTGTACTTGATCTTTTATCACTACTAAACAATTGATAATAAACCGACGGTTCAAATTCTAAACCACTTTTTTTAGGGCCTCGAAATGTATATCCAGAGTATATTTGATAATTTAAAAGTAAATTTGGTTCAAATGTTCTAATAGTTTCGTCAATATCTTTACCTAGAATATTATTAGCATTAAAGCTCATAAAAAAACCTTTAAACCTGTACAAGGCACTAACATCAAAGTTATTATTTGAAGTAGATCTATCATCTGTTGGTATAACAGGGAAAGGATCTTGAGAAGAAGGTTCAAATTTATCAACGTCAATTCTAAAACTATTGAGGTTATAAGAAATACCAAATGATAAGTACATCTTAGCATAATAATCTAAGATAAGATGATGTGCAAAAGAAAATTTGGCTCCTTGTTGAATGGTAAGTCCATTACTATCATTGTAAAGAGATACACCTATCCCAGAGCGGTCCGCAATTCTAAAATCAGCATAAATAGATTGGTTCTGAGGTGCATCTTTTATACCAACCCATTGTGTCAATCCATTAGCTCTAGTCTTTAGGTTATCTCCAATTCCGGCATATGCAGGAGAAACTACAAAGTTGTTTTCTGCCAAATACTGCGTAAAAACAGGTAAGTTTAACTCTTGGCTATAGCTGTTAGCTATAACCAAGAGACATACATATATAAATAGTTTTTGCATTTGAATCATTTTAATTTTTAAAATCATAATCCTTTATTTTCATTATCTATAAAGTGTAAAATGTCCAACAAATTCACGATCGTCCTTTGGGTCATTGAGTTTTAAAACATACCAATAATCTCCAGTTGGAAGCTCAGAGCCATTATATTTTCCATCCCATGTATCTCCCACACGTAATGTTGCTATCTCTCGACCATATCTATCGAAAATATCGAAAGTAAGATCTTTATATTGAGACGTACAGCCTGGACCCCATTCATCAAGATTACCATCTCCATCTGGCGTAAAGTAATTAGAAATACATACATCTATATATTCAAAATATCTAGTAGCTGTAGCAACACAACCTTTACTGTCTGTCACAGTGACTGTATAATCTCCAGATGCATAAATAATAAACGTGTTAGTACTACCATAAGATTCATCATTAAGCGTGTATTCAAATGGTTCAGAACCTCCACCGGTTACTGCAACGATTTCATTTAATCCACCATCTTCTAAAACAAGTGTTAATGGATCGAATTGAGAAATATCGAAAGTTTCTGTTCTTTGAATACAACCATTCGTATGTCTTACATCTATAAAATGATCTAATCCAGCCGGCACGTTTACAAACACATTACTAGCTTGATATGGCCCACCATTTAACGAATAATCTAAATCTGTTGGATTTGTTATACTAGCATCCACAGTTACCGTAACGGTATTGGTTGATAAATTACCTGTACAACCATATTCAACACTAGCTTCGGGATTAATTATCACCGATTCCGGGAATGTTATAGTCCATTCAGACTCACAACCAAGAGCATCTCTAACATAAACTATATGGTCTCCGCCTCCAAGATTTGTGAAATCAAATACTGTTTGAGTTGGAGCTCCTGTTATGTAAGTACCATTTATATCATCTAAGGCAACACTATATGGTAAAACCCCTCCAGAAATATCAACACTAAATTCGCCATCCATATCACCCTCACAAATCTCAGGAATCAATGAATTAGGTACAATAGTCAGTATTACTGGAACTGGAGCATCTATAGTGAAATTATCAAATACGAAACAACCCAATTCATCCTGCGCTATGACTTGATAAGTACCAGGAGCAAGATTCTCAAATGTAGATGTTTCAAAAAATTGATCTAACCTAGGAGAAATAGCATATCTAATAACCCCTGTACCACCTGAAGCATTTATTTGTAAAATACCATCATTAGTACCAGGACACGTTACGGCACTTGTCACAAAACTTGCTATTAATGGATTTGCAGGCTCTGTAATATTAATAGTTGCCGAAGTAAACACACAATCTCCACTATCGACTCTTACTTGATAAATTCCAGTTACTAGATCTGTAAAAACACCTGGACTATTTTGTGTTACTGGCGTTATATTAGTTCCAGAAGCGTCTTGTAAGGTGTAAACATAATTACCCAAACCTCCTTGAGCCGTGGCAACTATGCTCCCTGTATTATCGCCTGCACAATTAATGTTAGTAGACACTATATCTGCTGTTAAAGCTGGAAGCGGATCAATTTTAATTTCATTAGACACATTCGCATTACAACCATTAGCATCTCTCACATAATATACATGAGTTCCGACCCCTACCGGGAATGTCGTTGATGATGCAAATGATCCTAATGTTGTTACAAAATTTTGAGTATCACTATACGTATATGGCCCTGTTCCTCCTGTAGCACTTAATGTTAATGTAGAACTTGTTAAACAGGTTTGTGAAGTCGCACTTGCTAAAGTTGTTTGTATTTGAGTAGGCTCATTTATAACAATATTAGGTGAGTTAAACACACAATTATAACCATCGGTTACAGTCACATTATAAGTTCCTGCTCCTAAATTAGTAAATACAGGCGATGTTTGAGGACCTGATGTAGTCGCCGTTGGCGAAATCATATTAAGTGAATAAGAATAATTACTTCCTTGTCCACCAGTCACTAAACTTACAGTTATTGTAGCATTTGTATCACCAAAGCAAGACAATAAGTTTGTACTTGGGGTTACCGTTGCACTAATAGGTGTTGGAATCGTAAGCGTAATTGGATCGGAAGCTATACAACCTCCTGCATCTCTTACATTTACAGTATAAGCTCCTGCTGCCAAGTTTCTAAACGTTCCGTTTGGAGAATAAGCAACTGTAGCTGCTCCTGTTAATTCATACTCATAAGTACCTCTACCTCCACTGGCAACAGCAGTAATAGTTCCTATATTATTATCACAGGTTACATTAGCAGTTTCTGTTGCTACCACTGTTAGTGGCGTAGCAGGAGAATCTATAGTAACTACATTCGATGTTGTTGTACAAAACGGACTAGCTGTTTCTGTCACAACCACTGTGTAATTACCTCCTGACAATCCCATGACTACTTCAGGATTAGTAGATGTATTAGCAGCTGTAAGACCTCTTACTGAGGCACCTGTGCTATCTAATATATCATAATTATAAGGTCCTGTATAACCCGTTACATTAATTTCAAATACCCCATTAGTGTCTGTAAAACAAGTGACCGCTGTTGTTGCAGTTATCACTGCATCAATAGTATCAAAAGGAGCTACAGTAAATGGCGGTGTTACTATCGTACAACCTGTAGTTAAGTCATTTACCTGGAAATAATAATCCCCGGGAGCTGTTATACTAAATATATTTGAAGCCTGTGGCGTACCACCTGGCAACATTTGATAACTAAAGTTACCAGAACCTCCGGTAACGGTTATTGCAACCGAACCTGTACCATTACAATCAATAGGTGTTGCAACGACCACTGTGGCTGCTGTTAATGTTGGCAATGGTGCTATAGCAACCGTATTGGTCGCTATACATCCATTATCATCTCTTACAAAGATGCTGATATTTTGTGCACTTCCCGTGTCAATGATATCAAACGTATTTGTGGTAAAATAATTTGTACCATCAATACTATATACATATGGTGCAGTTCCTGTTCCCGCTCCTTCATTAATGGTTAATGTAGACGTGTTTACAGAATTATCTGGTGCACACGTATAAGCAGTCGCCGTTCCTGAAACTGTTAGAAGAGATGGTTCTGTAACAGTAATATCATCGGCAAAGAAACACCCTCTACCTGAGTTTACTCGCACTGTATAAGTTCCAGCTATTAATCCTGTAAAAATATTTGAGGTCTGTGGGGCTACCACTATAGGTGCCGTTATCTCATAAGTATAAACTGGATTATCATTACTAGCAGGTAAACTTACAGTGATTGAACCATCATTGCCGCCATTACAGCTTACATCGACTACCGATGTCGTAAATGTTACTGGTGTTGCAGGGTCTAAAGTTACTGAAGCCGTACTTATACATGTAGTCACCGTATCGGTTATTGTAATCGTATAGGTTCCTGATGGTACACCAGAAATCACGTTACTAGAAATGCTTATTGATGCTGGACTCGGACTTATAGCAAAAGTATAAGGTCCTCCTGAACCTCCAGATGGTGTTATCGTGATCACACCATCATCATTAGTACAGCTAGGCAATGTCGTTATTACTGGTGTTAAATCTAAAGGTTCATAAACAGTTACAGGAGTACTAGTTGCTGTACAACCATTAGCATCTCTTACTGTTACTGTATAAGTTCCTGCTGTAGAAACCGTAAATGTTCCGCTAGATTGGAAACCAGTTCCTATAGAATATTCTAAAGGTGCTACACCTGAACTCCCAGTTATTGTAAAAGTAAATGGGTCTGCTCCTCCTATACATGTAGCCATTACAGGAACTGTTACTGTTGGTAATGGATCATTAGTGATATTAACGGTGCTCATTGCTGGACAACCATTAGCATCTAAAACATATACATCCCAAGTTAAAACTGTCCCTAAACTTGTGTCTACTGTTAAAACATTACTGTTACCATATGCTCCTGGTAAAGGTGCCGGAGCTCCTGATGCAAGTGCTATATAAGTATATGGTCCTGTACCATCTGTGGCCGTTACCGTTATTTGTGAGTTATAATTTGTACAGAATACATTGGTTCCTACTGCTGTAAATGCTAAAGGATTGGCCGGTTCATTTACGGTTACTGCAAATGTAGCTGTACAATCTGTTGTATTATCTGTTACATCTATAGTATAAATCCCAACTGCTAAACCTGGTAAGTTAACTGTGGCTCCTGATTGAGCTAAACCAACTACTGGTACTATTGGTACGATGCCGCCTGTTATAGTATAATCATAGGTTCCTGTAAAGCTTCCTACTGAGAAACTTACTGCGCCATCTGAGCCTCCATTACAATTAACATCATTAACCAATGATCCTGAAACTGTTATATTGGTTACTGGGTCTACTATATATGATTCTGTGTAATAACAACCATTGGCATCTCTTACTTCAAATAAATAGGTGTCTGGGGCTAAGCCTATGAAAACTCCAGTATTAAGCCCTGTAACATTTCCTGTTGCTGATGCTGGTGATAAAATCGCATAGGTTAATGGTCCTACCCCGCCTGTTGCTGTCAGGGTTACATTACTGGTTATATCTGTACAGGTAACTGGTGTAGATCCAAAACTTAAAGCTGTTGGTGGATCTAACGCCGTTACTACTATAGAACCTGGAACGGTACACCCTTGTGCATCTCTTACTATATAGTTTATTGTTTGATCTGATCCGTTATCGTTTACACTTAATGTGTTGGTTCCACTAAACCCTGATCCGTTAAAACTGTATTCGTATGGTGCTGTCCCTGTCCCTGGTGTAGCGGTTACCGTTACCGTTGCTGGCTGGTTCGTATTAGCTGGACTACAGCTTAATGGGGGTGCCACTGCTGCTGTTGCTGCTAATAACGTTGGTTCTGTTAATGTTACTGAACCATTAAATACACACCCTTTACTGTCCATTACTACATATGGGTATACAATATTCGCACTTAGCCCTGTATATAACAATGTTGCTGTAAATGCACTTCCGTTAAAACTATAAGTGTAAGGGCCTACGCCGCCTGATGCTGTTATTTGTACTGAACCATCGGCTGCGCCATTACATGTAGGGTCTACTGATGTTACCGTAGCTGTTGGGTTTGTTATCGCATCAATAGTAGTTGCATTCGTTACTATTTCACAACTGTTTGTATCTGTTATTCTAAACTGATACGTTCCTGCTACTGCGGTTGAATATGTAAACGTAGCTCCTACCGGTGCCGGTAAGACTGCTGAATAAGTAGCACCGCCATCTGTTGAAACCTCATAGGTCGTATATGTTGTCGTTCCTCCTGATACAACAACATCTATTGTTGCTTCGGCTGGTAACGAACACGTTAACTCTTTCGTTAATGTTGCATTTGCCAATAATTGTGGTTCTACAACATAAGGTGTTGTTGCCTCACATCCATTTCCATCTCTTACTGTTAATGTATAGGTTCCTGGGGTATTAATTACAAAGTTTGGACTCGCTTGAAAACCACTTCCTATACTATAGGTTAATGGTGCTATGGCCGTACCTGTTCCCTCTACTAATGTTATATTTAAAGGACTCCCTACGTAACATTGTTGTGCTACTGGATTGATTGTTGGCAATGGATCATTAGTGATATTTATGGTGCTCATTGCTGGACAACCATTAGCATCTAAAACATATACATCCCAAGCTAAAACTGTCCCTAAACTTGTGTCTACTGTTAAAACATTACTGTTACCATATGCTCCTGGTAAAGGTGCCGGAGCTCCTGATGCAAGTGCTATATAAGTATAAGGCCCTGTACCATCTGTGGCCGTTACCGTTATTTGTGAGTTATAATTTGTACAGAATACATTGGTTCCTACTGCTGTAAATGCTAAAGGATTCGCTGGCTCTCCAACGGTTACTGGAAACGTAGCTGTACAATCTGTTGTATTATCTGTTACATCTATCGTATAAGTCCCAACTGCTAAGCCTGGTAAGTTAACTGTGGCTCCTGATTGAGCTAAACCAACTACTGGTACTATTGGTACGATGCCACCTGTTATAGTATAATCATAGGTTCCTGTAAAGCTTCCTACTGAGAAACTTACTGCGCCATCTGAGCCTCCATTACAATTAACATCACTAACTAATGAGCCTGAAACTGTTATATTGATTACTGGATCTACCGTATATGATTCTGTGTAATAACATCCATTGGCATCTCTTACTTCAAATAAATAGGTGTCTGGGGCTAAGCCTATGAAAACTCCAGTATTAAGCCCTGTAACATTTCCTGTTGCTGATGCTGGTGATAAAATCGCATAGGTTAATGGTCCTACCCCGCCTGTTGCTGTCAGGGTTACATCACTGGTTAAATTTGTACATGTAACTGCTGGTGATACAAAACTTAAATCTGTTGGGGGATCTAACGCCGTTACTACTATAGAACCTGGAACGGTACACCCTTGTGCATCTCTTACTATATAGTTTATCGTCTGATCTGATCCGTTATCGTTTACACTTAATGTGTTGGTTGCACTAAACCCTGATCCGTTAAAACTGTATTCGTATGGTGCTGTCCCTGTCCCTGGTGTAGCGGTTACCGTTACCGTTGCTGGCTGGTTCGTATTAGCTGGACTACAGCTTAATGGGGGTGCCACTGCTGCTGTTGCTAATAATGCCAATGGCTCTGATAATGTTACTGAACCATTAAATTCACAACCTTTACTGTCTCTTACTACATATGGGTATGCAATATTTGCACTTAACCCTGTATATAATAATGTTGATGTAAATGCACTTCCGTTAAAACTATAGGTATAAGGGCCTACGCCGCCTGATGCTGTTATTTGTACTGAACCATCGGCTGCGCCATTACATGTAGGGTCTACTGATGTTACCGTAGCTGTTGGGTTTGTTATCGCATCAATAGTAGTTGCATTCGTTACTATTTCACAACTGTTTGTATCTGTTATTCTAAACTGATACGTTCCTGCTACTGCGGTTGAATATGTAAACGTAGCTCCTACCGGTGCCGGTAAGACTGCTGAATAAGTAGCACCGCCATCTGTTGAAACCTCATAGGTCGTATATGTTGTCGTTCCTCCTGATACAACAACATCTATTGTTGCTTCGGCTGGTAACGAACACGTTAACTCTTTCGTTAATGTTGCATTTGCCAATAATTGTGGTTCTACAACATAAGGTGTTGTTGCCTCACATCCATTTCCATCTCTTACTGTTAATGTATAGGTTCCTGGGGTATTAATTACAAAGTTTGGACTCGCTTGAAAACCACTTCCTATACTATAGGTTAATGGTGCTATGGCCGTACCTGTTCCCTCTACTAATGTTATATTTAAAGGACTCCCTACGTAACATTGTTGTGCTACTGGATTGATTGTTGGTAATGGGTCATGAGTAACACTAACGGTGATCATTGTAGGACAACCATTGGCATCTAAAACATACACATCCCAATCTAAATCTGATCCCGAATTTGTATTAACTGTGATAACATTACTACTACCATAAGCGCCTACTAACGGAGCTGGTGCTCCTTGTATTACTGCTGCATAAGTATAAGGTCCTGTACCTCCTACTGTTGTAAGTGTAAATTGGGCATCAGCATTACAATTTGAAGGTACCAAGTTTGAAACTGTTGTAGAAACTGGTTGTGTCGGTTGTGTAATTTCAAAAGTAAATGTACTAGCACAAAGCGTTCCTGTTGCCTCTCTAGCTTCTAAAACATAATTACCCGGAGGTAAAGCAGTAATAGTATGTGATACTGGCCCTCCTGCCGGTCCAACTAGTGTTCCGTTTACTGGTGTTGGTAATGGTAATAATGTTAGAGCATTTAATAGTCTATAATCAATATCTGTAACCGTAGGGTCATAATTTTCAACGGTAAATGCAAATGTACCATCATCAGCACCATTACAAGTTACGTTGGTCACTGTTGTACCCGATATGGCTATCGTAGATGGTGGTGCTGGCGTTACAATAGGTAAAACAAAAATACAATTATTCGCATCTCTTACCTGTAAAAAGTAACTTACATTATGTAATAGTCCAGTAAAAGTATAAACAGCTGGTCCAACTGTTTCAGGTTGACCTAAAATCGAATAATTATAAGGTCCTGTTCCTCCTATTGTTGTAACGGTATAATCCACTCCAGTAGCACAATTATTTGTATCTACATTACCAGTTAATAATAAATCCGGTGTTGTATTTACTCTTATAGAGCCACTGTTGAATTCACAACCGTTGTCATCTACAATTCTAACATAATAATCTCCAAAGGATAATCCTCCAAAAGTATGTGTTGGAGTTGGTGCTGCTGATGCTTCAACATGTGCTAATCCAACTTGCGTAAAGGTATTATCTAATAAAGTATAAGTATAATTTGCTGTACCTCCTGAAGTTATACTAACTTCAATTCTTCCTGGTGTTGGTACCATACCTGTACATGATAACCCAAATGGCTGAACATTAGCAATAATTGGTGACGGGTTATTTAATGTTACAGACCCTGCTACTGTACAACTTAAATTATCTCTTACCACATAATTATAGACACCTGCTCCCAAACCTCCAAATACATTGGTAGACACAAAAGTAGCACCTCCATCTATACTATAAGTAAAAGGAGCCTGACCTGCTGTGGCCGTTAAGGTAATAGAACCATCTGTATAACCATTACATGTAGGATCCAACTGTACATCTAATGCTGTTACCGGTACTAAAGCTACCACTGTAATTTCATTGGTTATTACCGTACAAGTACCGCCTGTTATGTTTGTATCTGTTATTCTAAACTCATATGTTCCTACAACAGAGGTTGGATATGTAAATGACGCGCCTACTGGTGCTGGTAACACCGGTACGTAAGCAGCTCCATTTATAGAAACTTCATACGCTGTGTAGTTCGCATTTCCTCCTGATATGTTCACATCAATAGCTGCATCTGGTGAAACGGAACAATCTAAACCTTTTGTTAAAGCAGCAATTGCCTGTAATTGAGGATCAACCACATAAGGTGTTGTCGCCTCACATCCATTTCCATCTCTTACTGTTAATGTATAGGTTCCTGGGGTATTAATTACAAAGTTTGGACTCGCTTGAAAACCACTGCCTATACTATAGGTTAATGGCGCTATGGCCGTACCTGTTCCCTCTACTAATGTTATATTTAAAGGACTTCCTACGTAACATTGTTGTGCTACTGGATTGATTGTTGGCAATGGATCATTAGTGATATTAACGGTGCTCATTGCTGGACAACCATTAGCATCTAAAACATATACATCCCAAGTTAAAACTGTCCCTAAACTTGTGTCTACTGTTAAAACATTACTGTTACCATATGCTCCTGGTAAAGGTGCCGGAGCTCCTGATGCAAGTGCTATATAAGTATATGGTCCTGTACCATCTGTGGCCGTTACCGTTATTTGTGAGTTATAATTTGTACAGAATACATTGGTTCCTACTGCTGTAAATGCTAAAGGATTGGCCGGTTCATTTACGGTTACTGCAAATGTAGCTGTACAATCTGTTGTATTATCTGTTACATCTATAGTATAAATCCCAACTGCTAAACCTGGTAAGTTAACTGTGGCTCCTGATTGAGCTAAACCAACTACTGGTACTATTGGTACGATGCCGCCTGTTATAGTATAATCATAGGTTCCTGTAAAGCTTCCTACTGAGAAACTTACTGCGCCATCTGAGCCTCCATTACAATTAACATCATTAACCAATGATCCTGAAACTGTTATATTGGTTACTGGGTCTACTATATATGATTCTGTGTAATAACAACCATTGGCATCTCTTACTTCAAATAAATAGGTGTCTGGGGCTAAGCCTATGAAAACTCCAGTATTAAGCCCTGTAACATTTCCTGTTGCTGATGCTGGTGATAAAATCGCATAGGTTAATGGTCCTACCCCGCCTGTTGCTGTCAGGGTTACATTACTGGTTATATCTGTACAGGTAACTGGTGTAGATCCAAAACTTAAAGCTGTTGGTGGATCTAACGCCGTTACTACTATAGAACCTGGAACGGTACACCCTTGTGCATCTCTTACTATATAGTTTATTGTTTGATCTGATCCGTTATCGTTTACACTTAATGTGTTGGTTCCACTAAACCCTGATCCGTTAAAACTGTATTCGTATGGTGCTGTCCCTGTCCCTGGTGTAGCGGTTACCGTTACTGTTGCTGGCTGGTTCGTATTAGCTGGACTACAGCTTAATGGGGGTGCCACTGCTGCTGTTGCTGCTAATAACGTTGGTTCTGTTAATGTTACTGAACCATTAAATACACACCCTTTACTGTCCATTACTACATATGGGTATACAATATTCGCACTTAGCCCTGTATATAACAATGTTGCTGTAAATGCACTTCCGTTAAAACTATAAGTGTAAGGGCCTACGCCGCCTGATGCTGTTATTTGTACCGATCCATCGGCTGCTCCAAAACAAGTAGGGTTTACTGATGTTACTGTTGCTGTTGGATTTGTTATCGCATCAATAGTAACAACATTGGATTCTACCACACATCCCTGTGCATCGGTAATTCTAAACCTGTAATCTCCTGGGTTTGGCGTTAAATATGTAAACGGGTTTGCTGTTACTGCGGATGAAACTCCATATGCTCCTCCATTTACGGATATCTCATAAGTATACGGAGATACCCCTCCCGCAACTGTAAACGTTATCAAGGCATCGGGCGTAACGGAACAATCTAACTCCTTCGTTAATACAGCTCCTACCGTTAACTGAGGATCAACCACATAAGGTGTTGTCGCCTCACATCCATTTCCATCTCTTACTGTTAATGTATAGGTTCCTGGGGTATTAATTACAAAGTTTGGACTCGCTTGAAAACCACTGCCTATACTATAGGTTAATGGTGCTATGGCCGTACCTGTTCCCTCTACTAATGTTATATTTAAAGGACTTCCTACGTAACATTGTTGTGCTACTGGATTGATTGTTGGCAATGGATCATTAGTGATATTTATGGTGCTCATTGCTGGACAACCATTAGCATCTAAAACATATACATCCCAAGCTAAAACTGTCCCTAAACTTGTGTCTACTGTTAAAACATTACTGTTACCATATGCTCCTGGTAAAGGTGCCGGAGCTCCTGATGCAAGTGCTATATAAGTATAAGGCCCTGTACCATCTGTGGCCGTTACCGTTATTTGTGAGTTATAATTTGTACAGAATACATTGGTTCCTACTGCTGTAAATGCTAAAGGATTGGCCGGTTCATTTACGGTTACTGCAAATGTAGCTGTACAATCTGTTGTATTATCTGTTACATCTATAGTATAAATCCCAACTGCTAAACCTGGTAAGTTAACTGTGGCTCCTGATTGAGCTAAACCAACTACTGGTACTATTGGTACGATGCCGCCTGTTATAGTATAATCATAGGTTCCTGTAAAGCTTCCTACTGAGAAACTTACTGCGCCATCTGATCCACCATTACAATTAACATCACTAACCAATGATCCTGAAACTGTTATATTGATTACTGGATCTACCGTATATGATTCTGTGTAATAACATCCATTGGCATCTCTTACTTCAAATAAATAGGTGTCTGGGGCTAAGCCTATGAAAACTCCAGTATTAAGCCCTGTAACATTTCCTGTTGCTGATGCTGGTGATAAAATCGCATAGGTTAATGGTCCTACCCCGCCTGTTGCTGTCAGGGTTACATTACTGGTTATATCTGTACAGGTAACTGGTGTAGATCCAAAACTTAAATCTGTTGGTGGATCTAAC from Flavivirga spongiicola encodes:
- a CDS encoding PorP/SprF family type IX secretion system membrane protein, whose product is MILKIKMIQMQKLFIYVCLLVIANSYSQELNLPVFTQYLAENNFVVSPAYAGIGDNLKTRANGLTQWVGIKDAPQNQSIYADFRIADRSGIGVSLYNDSNGLTIQQGAKFSFAHHLILDYYAKMYLSFGISYNLNSFRIDVDKFEPSSQDPFPVIPTDDRSTSNNNFDVSALYRFKGFFMSFNANNILGKDIDETIRTFEPNLLLNYQIYSGYTFRGPKKSGLEFEPSVYYQLFSSDKRSSTDLNFKFRKFSRNEDYYWAGISYRFLNDQFFKPLNIGPMVGFKKSIFYLGYAYQITTNNLSSFNSGTHMVTIGLDFLRGISNCPCTQSPVH